In one window of Desulfovulcanus ferrireducens DNA:
- a CDS encoding P-II family nitrogen regulator yields MKKVEIITRPFKLDEVKESLTKLGIKGMTVTEVKGFGRQRGHKEVYRGAEYQVDFLPKVKIEVVIEESLVADVLRSVQDAARTGKIGDGKIFVLPVDDVVRIRTGESGAQAI; encoded by the coding sequence ATGAAAAAGGTAGAGATCATCACCAGGCCGTTTAAACTTGACGAAGTCAAGGAAAGTTTGACCAAACTTGGGATAAAAGGAATGACTGTAACAGAAGTGAAAGGTTTTGGCCGGCAGAGGGGGCACAAAGAAGTATATAGAGGGGCTGAGTACCAGGTGGATTTTTTACCCAAGGTCAAAATTGAGGTTGTTATAGAAGAGAGTCTTGTCGCTGATGTCTTGCGCAGCGTTCAGGATGCCGCGCGCACTGGCAAGATCGGAGACGGCAAGATTTTTGTCCTTCCTGTAGACGATGTTGTGCGCATCCGTACCGGAGAAAGTGGAGCCCAGGCCATTTAG
- the glnD gene encoding [protein-PII] uridylyltransferase: MCNAITRLVRFRDEIDHPVLNKIGGKGFVHKYAQAVDDYFKDRLAEIHPSTSQLPNLLTSSFALVAVGGYGRSELCPGSDIDVLILFAEDIPVEAEDLARDLFHPLWDAGLDLGHGVRSVKECLALSRKNLDVFTSLLDMRFLAGDREIFSQLHTLVQNELVPELKSRFIEWLKEKYEQRRKQLGDASAMIEPHLKEGLGGLRDYHYILWLARVHFALRENDELVKHGLLSHPEYEALQTHLDFLFLVRSHLHLLTGRRTDLLHFELQPDLALKLGFKDQRGKFGVESFLSRLHREMTSLKVLCRLFLHTYFSAKTELFSYSDGQLALPQEFKFDGRKLSFQTPEAILSNNLLILEIFKQSALLGAPLSWETRRLIGQLVPMTMTSLQSHVHAGQRFLDILLSQKADFALEQMLETGFLGSFIPEFGLVQDQVQFDAYHTYPVGQHSVKTVSFLCNFARDDEDFLSEYLSDYVADAALRLAALLHDIGKGQKGHARVGAKLARKILARLRIDEAIIAQTAFLIEHHLLLIKTATRQDLEDESVIINLASQIGSVHRLALLTLLSYADSKATGPKAWNPWVEALLKEIFFKVRKILEQGSLASPHAAHKMATTRDRLRSLAKNDFDFEQLEELLDALPSRYLLHFSPETIHAHLLLIKRLFQEGKANSFKGGCKGFILDAHENSQARCWELTVVSYDEPGLFMNIAGVLALNNINILSADLNVFKNDIVVNVFRVSNPPDPLFAGEFWDKVAHDLKRVMTGRLSLDYRLSLKKQKSDYLQRVEIPEYKPEVIIDNNSSDFYTVIEVIANDRVGLLYDIGATLLNLRLDIVFAKLATHKDQVADIFYVLNVEREKILDPEQEQEIRMALMQRLTS, encoded by the coding sequence ATGTGTAATGCCATAACACGGCTTGTTAGGTTCAGGGATGAAATTGATCATCCTGTGTTGAACAAAATAGGAGGAAAGGGGTTTGTACATAAATATGCACAGGCTGTTGATGACTATTTCAAGGACAGGCTTGCAGAGATTCATCCCTCAACTTCTCAACTTCCCAACCTTTTAACTTCCTCTTTTGCTCTTGTAGCAGTGGGCGGATATGGACGATCGGAGCTATGTCCGGGGTCGGATATTGATGTTTTAATTTTGTTTGCGGAAGATATACCGGTTGAGGCCGAAGACCTGGCTCGTGACTTGTTTCATCCTCTCTGGGATGCAGGTCTTGACCTTGGTCATGGGGTTCGTTCTGTAAAAGAATGCTTGGCCTTGTCCAGGAAAAACCTGGATGTTTTCACCTCGCTTTTGGATATGCGTTTTTTAGCAGGGGACAGGGAGATTTTTTCTCAACTTCATACCCTTGTTCAAAACGAACTTGTTCCGGAATTAAAGTCTAGATTTATCGAATGGCTGAAAGAAAAGTATGAGCAAAGAAGGAAGCAGCTTGGTGATGCCAGTGCCATGATTGAGCCGCATCTTAAGGAAGGCTTGGGCGGGCTGCGAGATTATCACTATATACTCTGGCTCGCTCGAGTTCATTTTGCTTTGAGGGAGAACGATGAACTGGTCAAACATGGTCTTTTATCTCATCCTGAATACGAGGCCTTACAGACACACCTAGACTTTCTTTTTTTGGTTCGTTCTCACCTGCACCTTTTAACAGGCAGAAGGACTGATCTTCTCCACTTTGAACTTCAGCCAGACCTGGCCCTTAAACTAGGTTTTAAAGACCAAAGAGGCAAGTTTGGCGTGGAGAGTTTTTTGTCCAGACTGCACCGTGAGATGACTAGCCTCAAGGTGTTGTGCCGTTTGTTTTTGCATACCTATTTTTCAGCAAAGACAGAGTTATTTTCGTATTCAGACGGGCAACTCGCCTTGCCTCAAGAATTTAAGTTTGATGGTCGGAAACTTTCCTTTCAGACTCCGGAGGCAATTTTAAGCAATAACTTGCTGATATTGGAAATTTTTAAGCAAAGTGCTTTGCTTGGGGCACCACTCTCCTGGGAAACCAGACGACTTATTGGTCAGCTTGTGCCCATGACTATGACCAGCCTTCAGTCCCATGTCCATGCCGGACAAAGATTCCTTGATATCTTATTGTCACAGAAGGCGGACTTTGCCCTGGAACAGATGCTTGAAACAGGTTTCCTCGGGTCGTTTATTCCCGAGTTTGGTCTGGTCCAGGACCAGGTACAATTCGATGCTTACCATACTTATCCTGTTGGCCAACATAGCGTTAAAACTGTTTCTTTTTTGTGTAATTTTGCTCGGGATGATGAAGATTTCTTAAGTGAATATTTAAGCGATTACGTTGCTGACGCAGCACTTCGTCTGGCAGCTCTTTTACATGATATTGGTAAGGGGCAAAAAGGTCATGCCCGGGTAGGAGCAAAACTTGCCCGCAAAATTTTAGCCCGCTTGCGTATTGATGAAGCAATTATCGCGCAAACAGCCTTTCTCATTGAACATCATTTGTTGTTAATTAAGACTGCGACTCGACAGGACCTTGAAGATGAATCCGTGATTATTAATCTGGCGAGTCAAATTGGTTCGGTTCACAGGCTAGCACTACTCACCTTGCTTTCTTATGCTGATTCAAAGGCCACCGGACCCAAGGCTTGGAATCCATGGGTCGAAGCCTTGCTTAAAGAGATCTTTTTTAAAGTCAGGAAAATACTTGAGCAGGGTAGTCTGGCCAGTCCACACGCTGCACATAAAATGGCCACTACCAGAGACCGTTTGCGTAGCTTGGCAAAAAATGATTTTGATTTTGAACAGTTAGAGGAACTCCTGGATGCTTTACCTTCGCGTTACTTACTCCATTTTTCTCCAGAAACAATACATGCTCACCTGTTATTAATTAAAAGGTTATTTCAAGAAGGAAAAGCAAACTCTTTTAAAGGTGGCTGCAAGGGGTTTATTCTTGACGCTCATGAAAATTCTCAAGCCCGGTGCTGGGAACTGACTGTAGTTAGCTATGATGAGCCAGGCCTTTTTATGAATATAGCCGGAGTGTTGGCTCTTAATAATATTAATATCTTATCTGCAGACTTGAATGTTTTTAAAAACGATATAGTTGTGAATGTTTTCCGGGTTTCAAACCCTCCTGATCCTTTATTTGCAGGGGAATTTTGGGACAAAGTGGCCCATGATTTGAAGCGAGTCATGACCGGCAGATTGTCCTTGGATTATCGCCTTTCATTGAAGAAGCAAAAATCTGATTACTTGCAACGGGTGGAAATTCCGGAATACAAACCCGAGGTAATAATTGATAACAATAGCTCTGATTTCTACACCGTGATCGAAGTCATTGCCAACGATCGCGTAGGGCTTCTGTACGATATAGGCGCGACCCTTTTAAATCTTCGTCTGGATATTGTTTTTGCCAAGCTTGCCACCCATAAGGACCAGGTTGCAGATATTTTTTATGTCTTGAATGTTGAGCGGGAGAAGATTTTGGATCCTGAACAGGAACAGGAAATCAGGATGGCCCTGATGCAACGACTGACTAGTTGA